Part of the Acidobacteriota bacterium genome is shown below.
GGCCGGGCGCCGGCTGGGGCAAGGGTCCGGTAGACACGCCCGACGCGGCGCGCGAGTGGGTCACGTGGGCTGCGGCCAACGGCGTCGAGGGGCTGAAAGTGGGAGCGCACCGGCCCGAGATCATGGCCGTCCTGATGGAGCAGGCCCGCGAGCTGAAGCTCGGCTCGATCGCCCACCTCCAGCAGACGGGGGTGGCACACATGAACGCGCTCGAGGCGGCACGTCTCGGCCTGCGAACCGTCACCCATTTCTACGGGCACTTCGAGGCCCTGATGGCCGATTACGTCGTACAGCCGTGGCCCGTCGACCAGGTCAACGACGATGAGCAGATGCGGTTCGCCCAGGTCGCGCGACTGTGGGACAAGATCCACCCGCCGGGGAGCCCGGAATGGAAGGAGTACCTGCAGGAGCACCGCAAGCTCGGGACCGTCTTCGACCCGACCATGACGGCGTACGCCGCAGGGCGCGACCTGATGCGTATGCGCCACACCGACTGGCACGCCAGGTACTCGCTGCCGTCGCTGATGGACTTCTACGCGCCGAGCCGCGAGAACCACGGTTCGTACTGGTTCTACTGGACGCTCGAAGACGAGATCGCGTGGCGGAACTTCTACCAGGTGTGGTTCCGGCTGCTCAACGACTACAAGAAGATGGGCGGCCGCGTCACGGCGAGCGCCGACGCAGCGTTCATCTACAACACCTATGGTTTCGGCAACATCCACGAGATGGAGCTGCTGCAGGAAGCGGGCTTCCATCCGCTGGAGGTGATTCAGGCGGCCACCTACAACCCGGCCCTGACGCTCGCCGAGTCGTGGGGCAGGCCCATGGATCGCGGCATGGTCCGCGCCGGCCTGCTCGCCGATCTGGTCGTGGTCGATCAGAACCCGCTCAAGAACCTCAAGGTCCTCTATGGCACCGGCGCGCTGCGGCTGAACGACCAGACCGGCAAGCCCGAGTGGATTGGCGGCGTCAAGTACACGATCAAGGACGGCATCGTCTACGACGCGAAGCAGCTGCTCGCCGACGTGGCGGGCATGGTCGAGAAGCAGAAGCAGACGCGGCAGACGACGAGTCCGCAGCCGTAGGCACTCCGCGCCGCGTTGTACCTTCTTCCCGGCCTTCCGCGCCGGCTGGCGGGCCGACCGGCCCGCCAGCTCGACGGGCGGCGGTTTCGCACCGGCCGTCGTTCCGACGTACCCTCCCGAGAGAGAAAGGAGGGACGGAGTGAAGCACGCGGTCGGCCGAACCTGGACGCTCTTTCGTGATGCCGGCGGTACGTGGCTCGAGCAGAACGCCTTCCTCCATGCGGGGTCGCTGGCTTTCTACACGCTCTTCTCGATGGCGCCGGTGGTCATCATCGCCGTCGGCGTCGCCGGCGTGCTCTTCGGCGAGGAGGCCGCGCGGGGCGAGATCGTCGGTCACCTCGAAGCGCTCGTCGGCCGTGAGGCCGCGCTCACGGTAGAGGAGGCCGTCGCGCGATCGCGGCCGGAGGAGGCGGGTCTGCTGGCCACCGCCGCCGGCGTCGTCGCGCTGGTCGTCGGGGCCACCACCGTGTTCGCCCAGATGCAGCTCTCGCTGAACAGCATCTGGGGCGTCGTCGCGGCGCCGCGCAAGAGCGGGATTCTCGTCCTGCTCAAGAACCGGCTGCTCTCGCTCGCCATCGTCCTGACGCTCGGCTTCACGTTGCTCGTGTCCCTGCTGCTCAGCGTGGCCCTTCGCGCGCTGGTGCGGTATGCGGAACACTGGGTACCGATTCCGCCGCTGGCGCTGACGGGCGCCGACCTCCTGCTGTCGCTGGTCGTGATCGCGCTGCTCTTCGCGGTGATGTTCAAGGTGCTGCCCGACGTCGAGGTGGCCTGGCACGACGTGTGGACCGGCGCGGCGATCACGGCCGTGCTCTTCATCGCCGGGCGCTACTTGATCGCCTTGTATCTCACCTACACGGCGCCGGCGTCCGCGTACGGCGCGGCCGGGTCCCTGGTGCTCATCCTGCTGTGGGTGTACTACTCGGCGCTGATTCTCTTCTTCGGCGCGGCGTTCACGAAGGCGAAGACGCTCGCCTCGGGCAGGGGCGTAGTGCCACGCGCGATGGCAGCTCTCGTGAAACAGGAGATCGTGGACCGACCGTGAGACTCTCGAGACGACCGGCGGCTGGCTGCCCCACCCGCGTACGGTGACGGATCGACCCTCTGGCGATCGGTCACCAGCGTGAGACGAAGGTCTGCGCAGTCATTGGGGTAGAGCGCCGTGCGGGGCTCTCAGCCTGCAGCCTGACCGTATCCGCAATCAGATGCCCCGGTGCTCGGTACGCGCAATGATCTCGTCCTGCAGCGGACGCGTCAGGTCGCAGAAGTAATCGCTGTAGCCGGCGACCCTGACGATCAGGTCGCGGTGCTGCTCGGGATGCGCCTGCGCCGCGCGCAGCGTGTCGGCCGTCACGACGTTGAACTGCACGTGATGGCCGTCGAGCGCGAAATAGCTCCGGATCAGATCGGTGAGGCGGTCGAGCCCCCCGTCGCCCTCGAGCACCTCAGGGGCGAGCTTGAGATTGAGCAACGTCCCGCCGCATCGCGCCTGGTCGAGGTGCGAGGCCGACCGGAGCACCGCGGTCGGCCCGTGGGTGTCGGTGCCCTGCACCGGTGAGATGCCCTCGGACACCGGTGTCCGCGCGCGGCGGCCGTCGGGCGTCGCTCCGACGCGCGAGCCGAAGTACACGTGGCAGGTCGTCGACAGGTAGTTGACGTGGTGGTCGCCACCGCGGGTGTTGGGACGGCCGTCGACAATGGCGTGCACGGCATCGAAGACCCGCCGCAGGATGGCGTCGGCGGCCTCGTCGTCGTTCCCGTAGCGGGGCGTGCGATGCCACAGCAGCTGTCGCAGCGGCTCGTTGTCGGCGAAGTCGGAGGCGAGCCCCTGCAGCAGCGCCGCCAGGGTCATCCGTCCGGTGCGGAACACGTGGTACTCGATGGCCGAGAGGCTGTCGGTGAGCGTCCCGATGCCGACCGGCATCATGTAGGTCGTGTTGTAGCGCGCGCCGCCGGCGTTGTAGTCGACGCCGCGCGCGATGCAGTCGTCGATGAGCAGCGAGAGGAAGGGCGCCGGCATGTACGTGGCGTACAGCCGCTCGATGAGGCGATTGCCTCGAATCTTGATGTCGAGCACGTGGCGAAGCTGACGCGCGAACGCGTCGAAGACGTCGTCGAAGGACGCAAACGATGCCGGGTCGCCCAGCGAGAGACCGATGCGCCGCCCGCTCGCCGGGTCGATGCCGTCGTGGAGCGTCAGCTCGAGCACCTTCGGCAGGTTCACGTAGCCGGTCAGGATGTACGCCTCCCGGCCGAACGCCCCGACCTCGACGCAGCCGCTCGTGCCGCCCACGCGCGCGTCCTCGATCGATTTCCCCTGGCGCAGCAGCTCCTCGACGACGAGGTCGGCGTTGAAGACCGACGGCTGTCCCCAGCCCTTGCGGATGATGGCGGCCGCCCGCCGGATGAACGCGTCGGGGCTGCGCTTGCTCACCTGGATGTTCGACGACGGCTGCAGCAGGCGCATCTCGTCGATCACGTCGAGCAGCAGGAAGCTCACCTCGTTGACGCCGTCGTCACCGTCGGCGGTGAGGCCGCCGACGTTGATGTTGCAGAAGTCGGTGTACGTGCCGCTCTCGGCCGCCGTCACGCCCACCTTGGGTGGCGCGGGCTGGTTGTTGAACTTGATCCAGAAGCACTGGAGCAGCTCTTCCGCCTGCTCACGCGTCAACCGGCCCTCGGCGACGTCGCGCCGGTAGAACGGCGCGAGGTGCTGGTCGAGCCGGCCCGGGCAGAACGAGTCCCACGTGTTGAGCTCCGTCACGACACCGAGATGGACGAACCAGTACGCCTGCAGGGCCTCGCGGAACGTGCGGGGCGCATACGCAGGCACGTGGTCGCAGACGGCGGCGATCTCGAGCAGCTCTTCGCGCCTCGTCGGGTCGGTCGTCGACGCGGCGAGCGCCCTTGCCGCCTCGGCGTGACGCCGCGCATAGGCGACGAGCGCCTCGGCGCAGATCCGCATCGCGCGCAGCTCGAAGGTCTTGTCGACGGCGAGCGGGTCGCATTCGTGGTCGAGCGCGGCGAGCGACCGGTCGATGCGCGCCATCAGCGCCGTGAACCCCTCGTGGTAAATCGTGTCGCCGAGCACTGTGTGGCCCGGGGCCCGCTGCTCCATGAACTCGGTGAAGACGCCAGCCTCGTAGGCCGCGTGCCACTCCGGCGGCAGCTCGCGCAGCATCAGCTCGCGCATCGATTGGCCTTCCCAGAACGGGATGATGCGCTCGGCGTACACGCGCCGCGCCTCCGGTGAAACGTCAAACGAGATCTTCTCGCGCGAGTGCAGGATGTCGAGGTCGGCGAGCGAGTGGCAGCAGAGCTCGGGGAAGGTCGGCGTCGCCTTCGGCGCCGGCCCGCGCTCGCCGACGATCAGCTCGCCCTCGCCGATGTGGACGGCCTTGTGCGCAAGCAGATGGCGAAAGACCATCGCGCGCCGCAGCGGCACGGGCGCCAGGCCGGCGAGCCGCATCGCCTCGGTCACCAGTTCCGCGCGTTCGGTCGAGATGGAGGGGCGGGCGTCGAGACTCTCTCGACGCAGGCGGGCGACCCGGGGCGTCATGTCAACCTCCGACGTGAACGGCGAGGCCGCACCGTTCGAGATGCGACCGCGCGGCGTTCAGGGCTTCCGGCGCCGGGGGCAGGACGTCGGCGAGCGCGTATTCACGGCCAAGACGATTGTACTTCGCCACGCCCGCCGTGTGATACGGGAGCAGGTCGACCTCGGACAGCCCCAGCGACGAGACGAACCGCCCCAGCGACGCGAGGTGATCGGCATCGTCGTTCACCGAGGGCACGAGGGGGACCCGCACGCGGACGGCGCGGTGCAGTCCGACGAGCCTGACCAGGTTCTCGAGAATCGGCCGGTTCGACACGCCGGTGAAGCGACGGTGCCGCTCGTCGTCGACGATCTTGAGGTCGTAGAGCACGAGGTCGGCGCCGGCCGCCACCTCGACCGCCGACCACGGGGCGAAACCCGACGTCTCGATGGCGGTGTGCAGGCGGTTCGCGCGGCAGGCCGCGATCGCCTCGGCCAGGAAGGCAGCCTGCATGAGCGGCTCGCCGCCGGAGAACGTCACGCCCCCGCCAGACCGGCGGAAGAACACCTGGTCCTTCTCGACCTCCTCCATCAGAGCGTCGACCGACATCGCACGGCCCGCGATCTCCCGCGCGCCGGTCGGACAGGCCTCGACGCACTCGCCGCAGACCTCGCAGGCGTCGCGCAGCAGGTCGACACCAGACGCGGTCTCGACGATGGCGCCGTGCGCGCAGGTGTCGACGCAGGTGCCGCAGCGGATGCAGCGTGTGGCGACCACGACGGGCTCGGGGTCGAGCGACTGGCTCTCCGGGCTGTGGCACCACCAGCAGCGAAGCGGGCAGCCCTTGAGGTACACGACCGTCCGGATGCCGGGGCCGTCGTGCACGGCGAAGCGCTCGATGCGGAGGACGAGGCCGGTCGTCATGCGTGCCGTGTCGCACTCGAGTCGTTGGCGCGAGGGGCTTCGGCGGGCGATGGCGCGCGCCAGCGGGCACGCTCGCTCCGCGAAGCGGCTCCGCAGGGCGCACCAACCGGCCCTGCCGCGACCTGTCGGCGATCGGCGTGGGGGCCCCCATCCCCACGCAAGTCAGCCATCCCGTCGGCCTGACGTCGCGGCATCGCCTTTGGCCCTCGTCGCCCCGCTGGGGCTGAAAATCGCGTGATGCCCGCCTCCATCAGACATGCCGGTACACCTCCCAGTCGAGGTACGTCTCGAGCGCATCCTCGATGGCCGCCGCCACGGTCGCGCGCGTGGCGGCGACGTGGTGCTCGAAGCCCCGCCGGCAGATGAACTGCAGCAGGCGCTGGAAGTCGGGCACCTCGATGACGCCGTAGCCGCCGAAGGTCTCCAGCGTGTCGTCGGTGAAGCGCCCCTCGCCGACGTACGACGTGATGACGCCCGCGAAGTCGTCGGTCGACACGCGGCAGTACGTGAAGGGCCCGGGCGCGATGCGGCCGATGATTGTGCCGTAGGTGTTCTCCTTGCCCACGGTGCCGGCGATGATCTCCTGGTAGTCCATGCGCTGGTCCGAGAAGAACGCCTTCGGCAGGTTCGAGCAGTGGAACACGACGCCCTTGTCGGGGTCGTCAGCGTAGTTGT
Proteins encoded:
- a CDS encoding amidohydrolase; its protein translation is MKHTAVVAGLVVGCALAAGHSRMEAQAPAQQEVRPQPPRERDPLTPAPNRRADEGRGPFKTLVLRGAILIDGSGAPPVGPVDIVIEQNRIQAVRSAGTPGLPLRQNRPPENPDLEIDVTGMYVMPGFVSLHEHAGGAPKNPDAEYPYKLWLAHGVTTVVGVPLTSHQLAVSERERSHRNEIVAPRLVNFQRPGAGWGKGPVDTPDAAREWVTWAAANGVEGLKVGAHRPEIMAVLMEQARELKLGSIAHLQQTGVAHMNALEAARLGLRTVTHFYGHFEALMADYVVQPWPVDQVNDDEQMRFAQVARLWDKIHPPGSPEWKEYLQEHRKLGTVFDPTMTAYAAGRDLMRMRHTDWHARYSLPSLMDFYAPSRENHGSYWFYWTLEDEIAWRNFYQVWFRLLNDYKKMGGRVTASADAAFIYNTYGFGNIHEMELLQEAGFHPLEVIQAATYNPALTLAESWGRPMDRGMVRAGLLADLVVVDQNPLKNLKVLYGTGALRLNDQTGKPEWIGGVKYTIKDGIVYDAKQLLADVAGMVEKQKQTRQTTSPQP
- a CDS encoding YihY/virulence factor BrkB family protein, coding for MKHAVGRTWTLFRDAGGTWLEQNAFLHAGSLAFYTLFSMAPVVIIAVGVAGVLFGEEAARGEIVGHLEALVGREAALTVEEAVARSRPEEAGLLATAAGVVALVVGATTVFAQMQLSLNSIWGVVAAPRKSGILVLLKNRLLSLAIVLTLGFTLLVSLLLSVALRALVRYAEHWVPIPPLALTGADLLLSLVVIALLFAVMFKVLPDVEVAWHDVWTGAAITAVLFIAGRYLIALYLTYTAPASAYGAAGSLVLILLWVYYSALILFFGAAFTKAKTLASGRGVVPRAMAALVKQEIVDRP
- a CDS encoding glycyl radical protein, giving the protein MTPRVARLRRESLDARPSISTERAELVTEAMRLAGLAPVPLRRAMVFRHLLAHKAVHIGEGELIVGERGPAPKATPTFPELCCHSLADLDILHSREKISFDVSPEARRVYAERIIPFWEGQSMRELMLRELPPEWHAAYEAGVFTEFMEQRAPGHTVLGDTIYHEGFTALMARIDRSLAALDHECDPLAVDKTFELRAMRICAEALVAYARRHAEAARALAASTTDPTRREELLEIAAVCDHVPAYAPRTFREALQAYWFVHLGVVTELNTWDSFCPGRLDQHLAPFYRRDVAEGRLTREQAEELLQCFWIKFNNQPAPPKVGVTAAESGTYTDFCNINVGGLTADGDDGVNEVSFLLLDVIDEMRLLQPSSNIQVSKRSPDAFIRRAAAIIRKGWGQPSVFNADLVVEELLRQGKSIEDARVGGTSGCVEVGAFGREAYILTGYVNLPKVLELTLHDGIDPASGRRIGLSLGDPASFASFDDVFDAFARQLRHVLDIKIRGNRLIERLYATYMPAPFLSLLIDDCIARGVDYNAGGARYNTTYMMPVGIGTLTDSLSAIEYHVFRTGRMTLAALLQGLASDFADNEPLRQLLWHRTPRYGNDDEAADAILRRVFDAVHAIVDGRPNTRGGDHHVNYLSTTCHVYFGSRVGATPDGRRARTPVSEGISPVQGTDTHGPTAVLRSASHLDQARCGGTLLNLKLAPEVLEGDGGLDRLTDLIRSYFALDGHHVQFNVVTADTLRAAQAHPEQHRDLIVRVAGYSDYFCDLTRPLQDEIIARTEHRGI
- a CDS encoding glycyl-radical enzyme activating protein, coding for MTTGLVLRIERFAVHDGPGIRTVVYLKGCPLRCWWCHSPESQSLDPEPVVVATRCIRCGTCVDTCAHGAIVETASGVDLLRDACEVCGECVEACPTGAREIAGRAMSVDALMEEVEKDQVFFRRSGGGVTFSGGEPLMQAAFLAEAIAACRANRLHTAIETSGFAPWSAVEVAAGADLVLYDLKIVDDERHRRFTGVSNRPILENLVRLVGLHRAVRVRVPLVPSVNDDADHLASLGRFVSSLGLSEVDLLPYHTAGVAKYNRLGREYALADVLPPAPEALNAARSHLERCGLAVHVGG